In Dasypus novemcinctus isolate mDasNov1 chromosome 10, mDasNov1.1.hap2, whole genome shotgun sequence, one DNA window encodes the following:
- the LOC131272922 gene encoding RNA-binding protein 4, translated as MVKLFIGNLPREATEQEIRSLFEQYGKVLECDIIKNYGFVHIEDKTAAEDAIRNLHHYKLHGVNINVEASKNKSKTSTKLHVGNISPACTNKELRAKFEEYGPVIECDIVKDYAFVHMERAEDAVEAIRGLDNTEFQGKRMHVQLSTSRLRTAPGMGDQSGCYRCGKEGHWSKECPIDRSGRVADFSEQYNEQYGAVRTPYTMSYGDSLYYNNAYGALDAYYKRCRAARSYEAVAAAAASAYNYAEQTLSQLPQVQNTAMASHLTSTSLDPYDRHLLPTSGAAAATAAAAAAAAAAVTAASTSYYGRDRSPLRRATAPVPTVGEGYGYGHESELSQASAAARNSLYDMARYEREQYADRARYSAF; from the exons ATGGTGAAGCTGTTCATCGGAAACCTGCCCCGGGAGGCCACAGAGCAGGAGATCCGCTCACTCTTCGAGCAGTATGGGAAGGTGCTGGAATGTGACATCATTAAGAACTACGGTTTTGTGCACATCGAGGACAAGACGGCGGCCGAAGATGCCATACGCAACCTGCACCACTACAAGCTGCACGGGGTGAACATCAACGTGGAAGCCAGCAAGAATAAGAGCAAAACCTCAACAAAGTTACATGTGGGCAACATCAGTCCCGCCTGTACCAACAAGGAGCTTCGCGCGAAGTTTGAGGAGTATGGGCCGGTCATCGAATGTGACATCGTGAAGGATTATGCCTTCGTACACATGGAGCGGGCAGAGGATGCAGTGGAAGCCATCAGAGGCCTTGACAACACTGAGTTTCAAG GCAAACGAATGCACGTGCAGTTGTCCACCAGCCGGCTTAGGACTGCGCCCGGGATGGGAGACCAGAGCGGCTGCTATCGGTGCGGGAAAGAGGGGCACTGGTCCAAAGAATGTCCGATAGATCGTTCGGGCCGCGTGGCAGACTTTTCCGAGCAGTATAATGAGCAATATGGAGCAGTGCGTACGCCTTACACCATGAGCTATGGGGATTCATTGTATTACAACAACGCGTACGGAGCGCTCGATGCCTACTACAAGCGCTGCCGCGCCGCACGGTCCTATGAGGCAGTGGCGGCTGCAGCTGCCTCCGCGTATAATTACGCAGAGCAGACCCTGTCCCAGCTGCCACAAGTCCAGAATACAGCCATGGCCAGTCACCTCACCTCCACCTCTCTCGATCCCTACGATAGACATCTGTTGCCGACCTCAGGAGCTGCTGCTGCCACAGCTGCtgctgcagcagcagctgctgctgctgttacTGCAGCTTCCACTTCATATTACGGGCGGGATCGGAGCCCCCTGCGTCGCGCTACAGCCCCAGTCCCCACTGTTGGAGAGGGCTACGGTTACGGGCATGAGAGTGAGTTGTCCCAAGCTTCGGCAGCCGCGCGGAATTCCCTGTACGACATGGCCCGGTATGAGCGCGAGCAGTATGCGGATCGGGCGCGGTACTCAGCCTTTTAA
- the RBM14 gene encoding RNA-binding protein 14 isoform X1, with amino-acid sequence MKIFVGNVDGADTTPEELAALFAPYGTVMSCAVMKQFAFVHMREAPGALRAIEALHGHELRPGRALVVEMSRPRPLNTWKIFVGNVSAACTSQELRSLFERRGRVIECDVVKDYAFVHMEKEADAKAAIAQLNGKEVKGKRINVELSTKGQKKGPGLAIQSGDKTKKPGAGDTAFPGTGGFSATFDYQQAFGNSTGGFDGQARQPTPPFFGRDRSPLRRSPPRASYVAPLTAQPATYRAQPSVSLGAAYRAQPSASLGVGYRTQPMTAQAASYRAQPSVSLGAPYRGQLASPSSQSAAASSLGPYGGAQASASALSSYGGQAATASSLNSYGAQGSSLASYGNQPSSYGAQAASSYGVRAAASSYNTQGAASSLGSYGAQAASYGAQSAASSLAYGAQAASYNAQPSASYNAQSAPYAAQQAASYSSQPAAYVAQPATAAAYASQPAAYAAQASTPMAGSYGAQPVVQTQLNSYGAQASMGLSGSYGAQSAAAATGSYGAAAAYGAQPSATLAAPYRTQSSASLAASYAAQQHPQAAASYRGQPGSAYDGAGQPSAAYLSMSQGAVANANSTPPPYERTRLSPPRASYDDPYKKAVAMSKRYGSDRRLAELSDYRRLSESQLSFRRSPTKSSLDYRRLPDAHSDYARYSGSYNDYLRAAQMHSGYQRRM; translated from the exons ATGAAGATATTCGTGGGCAACGTCGACGGGGCGGATACGACGCCGGAGGAGCTGGCCGCCCTCTTCGCGCCCTACGGCACAGTCATGAGCTGCGCCGTCATGAAACAGTTCGCCTTCGTGCACATGCGCGAGGCCCCGGGCGCCCTGCGCGCCATCGAGGCCCTGCACGGCCACGAGCTCCGGCCGGGGCGCGCGCTCGTGGTGGAGATGTCGCGCCCACGGCCTCTAAACACTTGGAAGATTTTCGTGGGCAATGTGTCGGCTGCGTGCACAAGCCAGGAACTGCGCAGCCTCTTTGAGCGCCGCGGACGCGTCATCGAGTGTGACGTGGTGAAAG ACTACGCGTTTGTTCACATGGAGAAGGAAGCAGATGCCAAAGCCGCCATCGCGCAGCTCAACGGCAAAGAAGTGAAGGGCAAGCGCATCAACGTGGAACTCTCAACCAAGGGTCAGAAGAAGGGGCCTGGCCTGGCTATCCAGTCTGGGGACAAGACCAAGAAACCAGGGGCTGGGGATACGGCATTCCCTGGAACTGGTGGCTTCTCTGCCACCTTCGACTACCAGCAGGCTTTTGGCAACAGCACTGGTGGCTTTGATGGGCAAGCCCGTCAGCCCACACCACCCTTCTTTGGTCGCGACCGCAGCCCCCTGCGCCGTTCACCTCCCCGAGCCTCTTATGTGGCTCCTCTGACGGCCCAGCCAGCCACCTACCGGGCCCAGCCCTCAGTGTCACTGGGAGCTGCCTACAGGGCCCAGCCTTCTGCCTCTTTGGGTGTCGGCTATCGGACTCAGCCCATGACAGCCCAGGCAGCCTCTTACCGTGCTCAGCCCTCTGTCTCCCTCGGGGCCCCATATCGGGGCCAGCTGGCTAGCCCTAGTTCCCAGTCTGCTGCAGCTTCCTCGCTTGGCCCCTATGGTGGAGCTCAGGCCTCggcctctgccctctcctcctaCGGGGGTCAGGCAGCTACAGCCTCCTCGCTCAACTCCTATGGGGCTCAGGGCTCCTCCCTCGCCTCCTATGGTAACCAACCATCCTCTTATGGTGCCCAGGCTGCCTCTTCCTATGGGGTTCGTGCGGCTGCCTCCTCCTACAATACCCAGGGAGCAGCTTCCTCCCTAGGCTCCTATGGGGCCCAGGCAGCGTCCTATGGGGCCCAGTCGGCAGCCTCTTCACTAGCTTATGGGGCCCAGGCAGCTTCTTACAATGCCCAGCCGTCGGCCTCTTACAATGCCCAGTCTGCCCCATATGCTGCACAGCAGGCTGCTTCCTACTCTTCTCAGCCTGCTGCCTATGTGGCACAGCCAGCCACAGCGGCTGCCTATGCCAGTCAGCCAGCCGCCTATGCTGCACAAGCCTCTACCCCAATGGCTGGCTCCTATGGGGCCCAGCCAGTTGTCCAGACCCAGCTGAATAGCTATGGGGCTCAAGCATCAATGGGTCTGTCAGGCTCTTACGGGGCTCAGTCTGCTGCTGCGGCCACTGGCTCCTATGGTGCCGCAGCTGCCTATGGGGCCCAGCCTTCTGCCACCCTGGCAGCTCCTTACCGCACTCAGTCGTCAGCCTCATTGGCTGCTTCCTATGCTGCTCAGCAGCATCCccaggctgcagcctcctaccgtGGCCAGCCAGGCAGTGCCTACGATGGGGCAGGTCAGCCGTCTGCAGCCTACCTGTCCATGTCCCAGGGGGCCGTTGCCAACGCCAACAGCACCCCGCCGCCCTATGAGCGTACCCGCCTCTCCCCACCCCGGGCCAGCTACGACGATCCCTACAAAAAGGCTGTCGCCATGTCGAAAAG GTATGGTTCCGACCGGCGTTTAGCCGAGCTCTCTGATTACCGCCGTTTATCAGAGTCGCAGCTTTCGTTCCGCCGCTCGCCGACAAAGTCCTCGCTGGATTACCGTCGCCTGCCCGATGCCCATTCCGATTACGCACGCTATTCGGGCTCCTATAATGATTACCTGCGGGCAGCTCAGATGCACTCTGGCTACCAGCGCCGCATGTAG
- the RBM14 gene encoding RNA-binding protein 14 isoform X2, translated as MEKEADAKAAIAQLNGKEVKGKRINVELSTKGQKKGPGLAIQSGDKTKKPGAGDTAFPGTGGFSATFDYQQAFGNSTGGFDGQARQPTPPFFGRDRSPLRRSPPRASYVAPLTAQPATYRAQPSVSLGAAYRAQPSASLGVGYRTQPMTAQAASYRAQPSVSLGAPYRGQLASPSSQSAAASSLGPYGGAQASASALSSYGGQAATASSLNSYGAQGSSLASYGNQPSSYGAQAASSYGVRAAASSYNTQGAASSLGSYGAQAASYGAQSAASSLAYGAQAASYNAQPSASYNAQSAPYAAQQAASYSSQPAAYVAQPATAAAYASQPAAYAAQASTPMAGSYGAQPVVQTQLNSYGAQASMGLSGSYGAQSAAAATGSYGAAAAYGAQPSATLAAPYRTQSSASLAASYAAQQHPQAAASYRGQPGSAYDGAGQPSAAYLSMSQGAVANANSTPPPYERTRLSPPRASYDDPYKKAVAMSKRYGSDRRLAELSDYRRLSESQLSFRRSPTKSSLDYRRLPDAHSDYARYSGSYNDYLRAAQMHSGYQRRM; from the exons ATGGAGAAGGAAGCAGATGCCAAAGCCGCCATCGCGCAGCTCAACGGCAAAGAAGTGAAGGGCAAGCGCATCAACGTGGAACTCTCAACCAAGGGTCAGAAGAAGGGGCCTGGCCTGGCTATCCAGTCTGGGGACAAGACCAAGAAACCAGGGGCTGGGGATACGGCATTCCCTGGAACTGGTGGCTTCTCTGCCACCTTCGACTACCAGCAGGCTTTTGGCAACAGCACTGGTGGCTTTGATGGGCAAGCCCGTCAGCCCACACCACCCTTCTTTGGTCGCGACCGCAGCCCCCTGCGCCGTTCACCTCCCCGAGCCTCTTATGTGGCTCCTCTGACGGCCCAGCCAGCCACCTACCGGGCCCAGCCCTCAGTGTCACTGGGAGCTGCCTACAGGGCCCAGCCTTCTGCCTCTTTGGGTGTCGGCTATCGGACTCAGCCCATGACAGCCCAGGCAGCCTCTTACCGTGCTCAGCCCTCTGTCTCCCTCGGGGCCCCATATCGGGGCCAGCTGGCTAGCCCTAGTTCCCAGTCTGCTGCAGCTTCCTCGCTTGGCCCCTATGGTGGAGCTCAGGCCTCggcctctgccctctcctcctaCGGGGGTCAGGCAGCTACAGCCTCCTCGCTCAACTCCTATGGGGCTCAGGGCTCCTCCCTCGCCTCCTATGGTAACCAACCATCCTCTTATGGTGCCCAGGCTGCCTCTTCCTATGGGGTTCGTGCGGCTGCCTCCTCCTACAATACCCAGGGAGCAGCTTCCTCCCTAGGCTCCTATGGGGCCCAGGCAGCGTCCTATGGGGCCCAGTCGGCAGCCTCTTCACTAGCTTATGGGGCCCAGGCAGCTTCTTACAATGCCCAGCCGTCGGCCTCTTACAATGCCCAGTCTGCCCCATATGCTGCACAGCAGGCTGCTTCCTACTCTTCTCAGCCTGCTGCCTATGTGGCACAGCCAGCCACAGCGGCTGCCTATGCCAGTCAGCCAGCCGCCTATGCTGCACAAGCCTCTACCCCAATGGCTGGCTCCTATGGGGCCCAGCCAGTTGTCCAGACCCAGCTGAATAGCTATGGGGCTCAAGCATCAATGGGTCTGTCAGGCTCTTACGGGGCTCAGTCTGCTGCTGCGGCCACTGGCTCCTATGGTGCCGCAGCTGCCTATGGGGCCCAGCCTTCTGCCACCCTGGCAGCTCCTTACCGCACTCAGTCGTCAGCCTCATTGGCTGCTTCCTATGCTGCTCAGCAGCATCCccaggctgcagcctcctaccgtGGCCAGCCAGGCAGTGCCTACGATGGGGCAGGTCAGCCGTCTGCAGCCTACCTGTCCATGTCCCAGGGGGCCGTTGCCAACGCCAACAGCACCCCGCCGCCCTATGAGCGTACCCGCCTCTCCCCACCCCGGGCCAGCTACGACGATCCCTACAAAAAGGCTGTCGCCATGTCGAAAAG GTATGGTTCCGACCGGCGTTTAGCCGAGCTCTCTGATTACCGCCGTTTATCAGAGTCGCAGCTTTCGTTCCGCCGCTCGCCGACAAAGTCCTCGCTGGATTACCGTCGCCTGCCCGATGCCCATTCCGATTACGCACGCTATTCGGGCTCCTATAATGATTACCTGCGGGCAGCTCAGATGCACTCTGGCTACCAGCGCCGCATGTAG